From one Gossypium hirsutum isolate 1008001.06 chromosome D08, Gossypium_hirsutum_v2.1, whole genome shotgun sequence genomic stretch:
- the LOC107908673 gene encoding uncharacterized protein, with the protein MDTTVSDNDIVGIKDESAEQLHASCSFLDEIFGDPQVIPRVGDQYQAEIPPLVGECRSLQVVKEPIDTKVVTSVPNPFPMGLPIPLIWTKTKVESINGAVDFENSGESHITLSHWCAEYKVESLGSVSGNGNDTREYLKHKPTTKTKMVVDLLSPMEPKSKPNQVDGDLYPLPGSSSEVWKDIELNSFLLGLYIFGKNLILVKNFVESKGMGEILSFYYGKFYKSDGYCRWSDCRKLRGRRCVHGQKLFTGWRQQELLSRLSSHVSEECRDMLLEVSKTFGEGKVSFKEYVFTIKNTVGITMLVEAVGIGKGKQDLTGNAMEPIKPNHVVSFRPEIPVGKACSTLTSVDIINFLTGDFRLSKARCSDLFWEAVWPRLLARGWHSEQPKDQVFSGSKNSLVFLMPGVKKFSRRLVKGNHYFDSISDVLNKVASEPGLLELEIELPKDGREENENKWEPAIKQDPGFISNKHGRYLKPRNPGCNRDLMKFTIVDTSLVRGTERSKVRELRSLLPEVAANLSTPSSLYSDSEEDTSDDSEDVSEENSVSHAAEATADEGECAEISDCVNSNSNIAIPLTSDMSIVSVKNHESHHASLLDDDWKMVTKEQGLTDYANGESSCSVENVSANRMLNEDNLHYRSNSLDDSENMVFQTGSVNLSPAGSLSKGSPDDRKEGIVAENCLHREESPTKSQLHTLIDLNVGQVSMDFETESPFVTETTQNSENLCAHTSFNQSEVTMQPDKVAEVNQQPVVHNRRQSTRNRPLTTKALEALECGFFSPKRKRTAAETPEINSQRIRCRPVGNTTFRKRKAVETPQNSSESVRSRPVVSAIFRNGAVGKE; encoded by the exons ATGGATACTACTGTTTCGGATAACGACATAGTGGGCATTAAAGATGAATCTGCTGAACAATTACATGCTTCATGTTCATTTTTGGATGAAATATTCGGAGATCCACAGGTGATTCCTCGTGTTGGAGATCAATACCAAGCAGAAATTCCACCTCTAGTTGGAGAATGTCGCAGTTTACAGGTTGTAAAGGAACCAATTGACACAAAAGTCGTTACGAGTGTGCCAAACCCTTTCCCAATGGGGTTGCCTATCCCTCTTATCTGGACAAAGACTAAAGTTGAAAGCATAAATGGTGCGGTTGACTTTGAAAACAGTGGAGAGAGCCACATTACATTAAGCCATTGGTGTGCAGAATATAAAGTCGAAAGTTTAGGTTCCGTGTCGGGTAATGGGAACGACACGAGAGAGTATTTAAAGCATAAACCTACAACCAAAACTAAGATGGTTGTTGATTTACTCTCTCCAATGGAGCCAAAATCTAAGCCAAATCAGGTGGATGGTGATCTCTATCCGCTTCCAGGCTCTTCTAGTGAAGTGTGGAAGGATATCGAACTCAACAGTTTTCTTCTCGGGTTATACATCTTCGGGAAAAATCTTATCCTTGTGAAAAACTTTGTTGAGAGTAAAGGGATGGGAGAGATATTGTCTTTCTATTATGGAAAATTCTACAAGTCGGATGGATATTGTAGATGGTCAGACTGCCGAAAATTAAGAGGCAGGCGGTGTGTTCATGGACAAAAGCTGTTCACTGGATGGAGGCAACAGGAATTATTGTCACGATTGTCTTCTCACGTTTCAGAAGAATGTCGAGATATGTTGCTTGAG GTTTCTAAGACATTTGGCGAGGGAAAAGTATCCTTCAAAGAATACGTATTCACTATAAAGAACACAGTTGGTATTACTATGCTCGTAGAAGCTGTAGGTATTGGTAAAGGAAAGCAAGATCTCACTGGCAATGCAATGGAACCCATAAAACCCAATCACGTAGTTTCTTTTCGTCCTGAAATACCAGTTGGCAAAGCATGTTCTACTCTTACATCTGTGGACATTATCAACTTTCTAACCGGAGATTTTAGGTTGAGCAAAGCTAGATGTAGCGATCTTTTCTGGGAAGCTGTTTGGCCTCGCCTTTTAGCTCGAGGTTGGCATTCTGAACAGCCTAAGGATCAGGTTTTTTCTGGTTCAAAGAATTCTCTGGTGTTTCTTATGCCTGGTGTTAAGAAGTTTTCAAGGAGACTAGTGAAAGGCAACCACTATTTTGATTCCATCAGTGATGTTCTTAATAAAGTTGCATCAGAACCAGGGCTTCTTGAGCTTGAAATTGAGCTGCCTAAAGACGGCAGAGAGGAAAACGAAAATAAGTGGGAGCCTGCAATAAAACAAGATCCTGGTTTTATATCGAACAAACATGGTCGTTACCTCAAACCACGAAATCCTGGTTGCAATCGAGATCTAATGAAGTTTACGATTGTAGATACTAGTTTGGTCCGAGGGACTGAACGGTCCAAGGTTAGAGAGCTGAGAAGCTTACTTCCCGAAGTTGCTGCTAACTTATCCACCCCCTCTAGTCTATACAGTGATTCTGAGGAGGATACATCTGATGACTCGGAAGATGTATCCGAAGAAAATAGCGTTTCTCATGCTGCAGAGGCCACGGCTGATGAGGGAGAATGTGCGGAAATATCAGATTGTGTAAATAGTAATTCGAATATTGCAATTCCCCTTACCTCTGATATGAGCATTGTATCAGTGAAAAACCATGAAAGCCACCATGCAAGTCTGCTTGATGACGACTGGAAAATGGTTACGAAAGAGCAAGGTTTAACCGATTACGCCAATGGAGAATCGAGTTGTAGTGTTGAAAATGTTTCTGCTAACAGGATGTTAAATGAAGACAATTTGCACTATCGGTCTAACTCACTCGATGATTCCGAAAATATGGTTTTTCAAACGGGATCAGTAAACTTGTCTCCTGCCGGTTCTTTGTCCAAAGGCAGTCCTGATGATCGAAAGGAAGGCATTGTCGCTGAAAACTGCTTGCATAGAGAAGAATCTCCAACGAAATCTCAGTTGCATACATTGATAGACTTGAACGTTGGTCAAGTTTCAATGGATTTCGAAACGGAGAGCCCCTTCGTCACAGAGACCACtcaaaatagtgagaatttgtgTGCACATACATCGTTCAATCAGTCCGAAGTTACCATGCAACCTGATAAAGTTGCAGAGGTGAATCAGCAGCCAGTAGTGCACAATCGAAGGCAAAGCACCAGGAACCgaccattaaccactaaagcattAGAGGCTCTTGAATGTGGGTTCTTCAGTCCCAAGAGGAAGCGAACGGCAGCGGAGACTCCAGAGATTAACTCACAAAGAATTCGCTGTAGGCCGGTTGGGAATACCACTTTTAGGAAGCGAAAGGCGGTGGAGACTCCACAGAATAGCTCAGAAAGTGTTCGCAGTAGGCCTGTTGTGAGTGCCATTTTCAGAAATGGTGCAGTGGGAAAAGAATAG